Genomic segment of Candidatus Cloacimonadota bacterium:
TCAACATGCCGATAAGGATGCTTTGCCATTTTGTTTTGTCCGGATTGCTTTCTTTGTCCGCTTTTGGTAGAACCTCAATCACAGTTTTTCCCACCTGAATCACCCCGACATATTCATTAAATTTGATTCCGTTGTGAATCAGGCTGTAATATGGAAAATCCTTTCCAGACCCGTAAAATGACTGAAATGCCTTCAATTCTGTCTCTGAAAGGCCGTCATTCAGTTTCAGGCTTTGATGTTCAAAGCATTGCTTGAGCTTGTTTTTTGCCATCAGGTGGTCATCATGGTTTCGAGCGCTGCCCGGAATTCATCCACTTTATCGAACAAAACGAGCTGATAGATTTCTTTAACCAGCGATTCCACATCATCATACTCGAAGTTGGAAATGTCTTTCTCTCCCAGGGTTTCCTTCTTCACAAACCCTTTGCCCAGAACCAATCCTATCCTGGCATAATCTCCATAAAAATACTCTTGCAACAGTGGAATAATGTTTTGGTTGAACACTTCCATAAGCTCTTCGTCATTTTCCAAGCCCAAAAAATAGCTGTGCCCAATCTGATGATCGCGATCCAAGAGAATCTTGATTCTGTTGTTGAGTGTTTTCAGGATTTCTTTCAGGGGATATCCACACAATTCCCGGGCTAAAAGGTCGGTGCCATCATCGCCAATAATCTCATAAAGAGGCTGAAATTCTTTGAATGTAAAACGTCTGCGCAAAGCCGTATCCAGTGCTTCCACGCTGCGGTCGGCGGTGTTC
This window contains:
- a CDS encoding restriction endonuclease, with translation MAKNKLKQCFEHQSLKLNDGLSETELKAFQSFYGSGKDFPYYSLIHNGIKFNEYVGVIQVGKTVIEVLPKADKESNPDKTKWQSILIGML